TACGCAGGCAGGCTTCAAGTTTGCTACTTTGGTGGCTGTAGATGAAAGTGATAGTAATGATTGTTGGGTATTCAGAGATTAAATATGAAAAAAATACTGATTTTCTTTGCTGCAGGTTGCTTAGGCGCTTTGGCTAACAGCTTAATGGTATGGTTATTTGGGGCTCTTGGTATTACTTCTGCGCTTGGCGTTTCTATTGCTCCCGCCTTATCTGCCGAATGGCTCTATCCAAGGATTGTCTGGGGTGGCATTTGGGGACTTTTTTTCCTCCTTCCCTTTTTGTCATCAAAGCTGCTGTTAAAAGGCGCCATTCTGAGTTTACTTCCCTCTGCATTTCAGCTATTTGTCGTATTCCCAATGATGACAGGCAACGGGGTAGCCGGATTTGGTTTGGGAATGCTTACTCCAATTTTTGTATTGTTCTTTAACTGGGTGTGGGGTGTTGTTGTAGCACTCGCCATAAAATCGGCTAGATAACAAAAGTAACTTCTCTCGCTGTTTTTATTTCTGGGCCTTAGTTCAGAAGGATTCTTTTAACGACGCCAAGCCCCCGGCTGGTAGTGGTTAAAGGTCCATCCAGCCAGTGATCGATAATCCGCTGGGCAAATTCACGTCTTTTTGGCCCGCTACGGCCTTCAGTCAGCTCACCGAGGACCCAGTGATTATGAGCGATCCATGTATCCCGGGCGATTGGTTTAACATGTTGGTCTGCTTCACAAAATAGCGGTAGTGAAGAGGTCAGTTCGCTGGGTTGGTGCAAAGTTTTTCTGGAGATGCTCGGATTCCCCAGGGTATCCCACCAGCGCCTGGCTCCTTCAGGGTCGTGACCAAACTTCTGTTTAAAGGATTTGGTGAAAGGGCTGAGAAAGGGCCAGTTACCGCCATTCAAAATACGCTCAACAATCTCTTTGGTACTTGCCCGGTCGCCGAAGTTCTCCGGGTCGTAAAGTACCCGGTCTTTGGCCGCGGCATGAATAGGGCTGGTAGCATCTGCAGTGACTATTGTTTTTGCTGGTAGGGCCGCTGCGGCGATTGGTAATAGTGATGGCGCGCCCAGGCCCAGGCAGTGAAATTTTTGCAAGATTGTGTTGCGGTCACGATAACCATCCGTAATTCCTTTGAGCACCTGTGCCAGGCGAACATAGCGGCGCGGGACTGGGCGAGCCAATTTGAAAGACGCTGTACCACTAACGTAAAAGTCGGTTGCGTTTAGGTCTCCACAAACACCAGCCAGTCCCATGGCTGCCGAAGTTACACCGGCCTCTGCAGCGAGCTGTCCGGCATCGCGGGCCGTGTTGTAGTCCATTGCACTCAGTACGGCATAGGTTGCGAGGCCTTGGCAGAGAGGATTTTCAGCGACCTTTTGCCAAAGCCTTAAGCTGCGACGGTTGCGTGAGGCAATGCGCTCCACTGTCCAGCCTGTGATCTCCCGTTCCAGGTCCAAGGCCACCAGGCAGGTGCTGGCGAAGTCCTCCTGGGCAATAAGGTCGGTGGGGTTCATCAACAGCTGACGCTGAATCAGCTCAATGGTATCGATAGATTCTGAGCGCTCGGTGCAATCGGTAAGTACTGATTCTGCCAGTGCATCGGCTTTTTTGCGTAAGCTTGGCGGGACCTCGCGACCGCGGGGAAGATGACCGAGCTGGCGGCGTAGTGTTTTGACTTCGCGGGTAATTTCCCTGGCTTTTTCAGAGAACTTCGCAATGACAGAATCGATTAACTGCTTTGTGCCGTTATCGGCAAAGAGTGGCAGGCCCCTGTTGCGCACCTCAACAGCCAACCGCAGGTTTGGGTTTGTAATACGATGGGCTGATAGTAGGTAGCCATCGGCCGAGATGAGATGACTGGCGAAGGCATCCAGAGTTTGACGGCGTAAGTTGGCAATAAAGCGCATTGAAGCAATTACCTCAGTGGCGCTCCCCCGTGGAGTGCATGTGAACAGGATTTCCACTCATCAAGCAGTCCGTGCATGTCTTCCAGTTCCACTTCGAGTTCCAGCGCAACCTGCTCAAAGATATCCCACGCGGCAAAAACATCGGGGTGAGTTTCGATACACTCGGCCACAGCATGATCCATTGGTTCGATGGGCATATCCATCTCATCTTTTTGATGCAGGTTGGGAAGGCTGGGAATAGCCGTCTCGAGACATTCAGCGCGCACAGACTCTTTGGCGGCGTGCCACTCGGCCTTTGCCAACTGCGCCATCGCCAGTAGTACCTCTAATTCCAGCAATTTGATTTCAACACTTTCCTGTTCCGACAAGCAGCCGTCATCCGGTGGCATGGTGCTTCTCCTGTTAACGTATCAGAGGGGTAAAGAGCAGCTCTGCAGCGCCCTGAGAAGATTCATCGCTACTATCAGGGCTTTGAACTCCAAGGGACCAATAGAGATTTGCATTGCTCCGCCATGGCTGGAACCAACGGCTGGCCAGCTTCATAAATGCGATGTCAAAGCTGTTTTTGCCGATATCGGCAAGTGCGAGAGCGTCTACCTCTATACCAGGTCTTCCGCTTAACAGGCTTGAGCTTTTTCTGAATATGCCGCTGAGCCTACAAAAGGCGCCTTTGGTAACGCCGGCATGCGGTAAGTGAGAGAAGCGCACCACGGCATTTGCCTCGGCATCGCTGGAGGGGTCATGCAACTTTATGTGGCTTAATAGCATGCCGCCTTCCTGAGGAGGAGAGGTGACATTTTCTACGAAACCCCGAACTTCAATAAACTCTCCATCCAAGTGGTTACTAAGTTTAGCCAGCTCCACATTCTTACCATTGGGAAGCGCGGTACTAAACGACATCGAGGCAATACCCTTCTGCAGTTCCTTAATATCTTTTGGTATTTCCATGCCGCTCGTGCTCGCGGCAAGTCTGTAGCAGGCCACATGGCTGGCAATGGCCTTGCGAGTAAGAAAATGGGCATCTACGGCGATATCCCCAACCCGCTCAGCCAAGCCGCCGCTACCTCTCCCCAAGAGTTCTTGGATGACGTTATGCATAGCCGCCTGCGCTCCTATGAGTGCGGGCAAGTTCCGTTCTATTTCCCCTGCGAATAACAAGGAAGTGTTTGTGATATTTTCCGGGTTGCCTATCAATACCGCACTGTAAATCTGCTTTTGCCACCCCTCTACAAAATCTGCAAATTCCCTGGTGATAGCTTTCACTTCGCCGATGTCATCGGTTGAGAACCCAGACTTATGCCCTCCCGCCGACACAGCGTTATTAAATTGCGCATGCACTAGAGCCAGCAGGCCGCGACACAGGCACATCATTACCGCATCGGCACCACTTTCCAGGCCTGGGTTCAGGGGTTTATCTGTATTGGGCAGGTAAGCGTTAAGGAGGCTGATATTTTCCGTGTCGCCACTCGCCAGGCCTTCCATTGATGCCTGAATATCGGCCCTTGCCCCTATGTCGGCCAACCTTGTACGCAATCGCTCGACAATACTGCTGGGGACTTCCGTGCCCACCATCTCTTCGGCTTTTGCCAGGAGCCTATCCAGGCGGCTATCGATATCAATTTGTTGAAGCCCATCTTCAAGGTTGGTCGCAAATTGGTCCCTGTTTTCACTGATGGCAATACCTCGTAATACGTATAGGAACTCCAAACCCATTCGATGATCGATTTGATTTAGTTCGGAAGCATTATCTGCGCGGCTTTGTAAATTGCGAAACTCTGCATATCCAAGCCCCAGGCATAGGCGAGCCTGTTGCTCAAGCTGGTTCCAAGAGAAGGTAAGAAGTGTTTTTTGAATAGCTATTGCTTCCCGAAACAACCTCTTGAGTGCGGGATTTTGAACCTTGTAAGCAGGCAGTAAATTAAACTGAGATCTTAGCAGGGATAAATAAGTCTTGCTGGGGTGCACATTGGGTTGTGGCATCCAGGTCTCCTTACGTCACAAACGGGGTTAGTTTCTCAGTCAGGAGGAGTAATGATAGTTAATCGTAGGGTTTCTGCCTCAAGCGTTCATCGCTTGAATGGTTTTCTTTTGAGCATCTTTAAATCAAAGCGAACAGCCGCTTAGCTATTACCTATAGATAATTAGCCTTGCTAAAGACCTGTTTTTGCGCCTTTGATGAACTATTGCCGTTATAGATTTTTAAGGGGGGCTTTGATTAACCATTTATATTGGGCGGGCGTTAATAGAGATGCCGAATATAGAAGTAATTTATTGCGATCTAAAAGCGCTTTGACTGTTCTGACCTCTGTACCATCAGTTGATATAAGCAGAGTATTGGTACTCTGCTTAATTGGTTTGATCACAACTGTAAAGCAACAGTTAGAGATTAAAAAACAACAACTCAGGCGCCCGAAGGGTAAATTGAGAGTAAGTAGGCCGATACTTTTTCAGGCAGCCTAAAAAATGATCATATTTGCTGGTTTGGTAATTGCACTATTTGTATAAAATTTAACAAGCTTGTTTTAGCTTGAACCTAAAGGCACCTTCTCTTCGATAGTTTCAACTGGCATCCAACCTAAGTATTGATGCGCATTTTCGTAATGGTCCATTCCTACCTCCCAGCAAATGAGAGTGGCGCCATCTGATTCAGTGGCAATTTTCCAGATCACCCTGACAAAGCCACGATCTGTAGCGTCTTCCACAGTAGGAAGACAGTCCTGACAGCTAATCCATTGAGGTAACTTACCGTTTGGGCTGGGTTTTCCAGCAAAGGAGATTTGGTTACTCAAAAGAAAGTTCCTCACCAAACAAATTTGAATTGCAAATAGTCTTATTGTTGCTTATTGAGGTGCCAATAGAGGTATCGTTCACCTGGCCGTAATCATAGCATATTTAAGGGTGAGACTTGCCGGTCAACTATAGGCCTATGTAGCAATAATTTGGCCCCAAATGTGAACTGGTTAAATGAAATTTCTATTTAAAGGGGTTGCCGTTAACCTTCATCCAGTAAAAGTAGTTTATTCTTTTAATTTTTAATAACCCTTAGGTCGGCCTGATTATTATTGTTGTGTAGGTATAGAGTTACCTGTGAGTCCATGAGATCGTGTAATTATACTAACACTGTTTAATTTTTTGGCGGGATTTGCACGGGCTGTATTATATTTTTTGGCAATTCTACAGACCAAAATATATTCTTTATTAATGGTGCTGGCAGGTTCTGTAATAGCTAACAAAGGGGTCATTGTTAAAGTTGTGGTGTATCTTGAGAATTCCTTACTCTACACGGTTGGTAATCACCGCATGATGGGTGCTAATAATTTTGGCCCTTAAGCTGATACCATGTTGTCACAAGGATTTCTTTTTCTTCGGGAATTGGCTGGGGTTTAATTAGATCTTGCCATCGGGTCAGAGGAGGCATGATCTATTGAGAAAAACCGGCACTTTACTAATATGAATATTTCTGATGAATTTGTTTGGTCGCGACAATTATTAGCGCTGAAAGATCTAAATACTAAATTTTAAGCAATAATTTCCCGGAAAAATTCTAGGCACTCAGTATTTGGTGGAAAGTAAAAGCAGAGATTTACAATGCTGTCCCGAAAAGCCGGCGTATATGATCTCCGTATCGCCCTAATGGGCGATAAACTTTTTTAAACTGTATATAGACCATCTGATTCTCAGCGATCTCTATTTGTCACTATCCGTTCCTTTTGGATACGTAGATAAACTTCTTCTCGGTGAACGGATATGGATTTTGGGGCATCCACTCCTACCTTTACCAGATCACCCTTTACTTCCAATACTGTGACCGAGACTTTTGTTCCAATTCTGAGGTTTTCGCCAATTCGGCGGGTTAAAATTAACATGGTCATTCCCTGCTGAACTTAAACGATGGGTAGGCTTTCCTCGTTGGGAAGGCTTAAAAAGTAATGTATGAAGGGAATGCGGGGTGGTGCACGAGAACGGTAGGCGCAGAAGAAGAAAAGGCGGGCGCAACGCTCCCAGAGCCTGGGGAATCGCTCCAAGCTACTGAATGTTCTCCACTTTATTGAAGACGAGTGGGTTTCTAGCGTATTATCCATTCAGCCATTTTGATAGTTGCGTTATCAATTTGGTCAGCTGGCCCCTGGTGTTACAGCACCTTGGGTCAGCGCCTTTTACTTACTCTTACTTCACGCTAGCGTTCTCCTTTGATGGGCGGGCTTTCTAGGGGAATCTTGAGGCACCTTTCACTCTTGTCACTCTTGTCACTCTTGGGCTTTTTGGGTTAGTGGCCCGTAGAGGGTTGCTTAGTAAGCACCTAAATGCCGATAAATATCTACCAATTCTACGCAGCTTTGACACTAAAACAAACTTAATAAAATCCAATAAGATTATTTTCGTGCCTATATTTTGCACGTTCACACTTGGAACAATCTTTATTGTTGATTGATTTAGGTGGCTTTCCGTACCGGTTCTCATCTTATAAATTGAATAATCCCCTTCGCTTTTCTGGGTCCTCACTGATTGGTGAGATGAAATTCAGGGAAAAGTGTTCGGAGAAGTTATGGAGAAGTAGGTGGAGCCTTCAGGGCAGGCCGATAACTGCTCTTTGTAAGCTTATTCCAGGTTTACTTTATGGGTTTATTGTTTCTGGTGGGATTAGCTTTTTTGGGGATGTCCCGGCGTAGAGTGACGTATGAGGAGGAAAAGGCCGTTTATAAATTCAGGAATGGGATAGTTTATTTTTTAACTTGGACCGAAGCAGGGCTTGATTGAATGTTCTTATATTCAGGGTGTGAATAGGAATAAAAGGGAAGGGATAGGTTGCCAGTGGCACTTACTTTCCCCCCTTAACAAATATGTAGAAGCGTTACTCTTCGTAACGGATTTCAGTGATATAGTAAGTCTGCCATTCTTCTCCTTGACGAATTTCGATCTCATCGTCGAGCTTTCGTCCCAGTAGGCTGCGTGCAACGGGGGAGTCCATTGAGATCAGGCCAGCTTTCACATCAAACTCATCTGGGCCGACGATTCGATAGCTAACAGCTTCGCCGTCCTCATCCTCCAGCGTCACCCAGGCCCCAAAAAATACTTTTTCTTTATCTTCTGGTACCCGGTCTACTACGGTGATTTCCTCCAGGCGTTTAGTGAGAAAGCGCACGCGGCTGTCGATTTCACGCAGTCGTTTCTTGCCATAGATATAGTCTGCGTTCTCGGAGCGGTCCCCTAATTTGGCTGCGTCACTGACAGCTTGGGTGACCCTGGGCCGTTCTTCCTCCCAGAGGTGTTTTACTTCGGCGCGCATTCGCTGCGC
This DNA window, taken from Microbulbifer sp. GL-2, encodes the following:
- the csrA gene encoding carbon storage regulator CsrA, yielding MLILTRRIGENLRIGTKVSVTVLEVKGDLVKVGVDAPKSISVHREEVYLRIQKERIVTNRDR
- the greB gene encoding transcription elongation factor GreB; translated protein: MGRWRPPRPRGSRYITAEGAQRMRAEVKHLWEEERPRVTQAVSDAAKLGDRSENADYIYGKKRLREIDSRVRFLTKRLEEITVVDRVPEDKEKVFFGAWVTLEDEDGEAVSYRIVGPDEFDVKAGLISMDSPVARSLLGRKLDDEIEIRQGEEWQTYYITEIRYEE